From the Endozoicomonas sp. Mp262 genome, the window TGAACAGGCAGAATCCCTGGGCGCAGAAATCTTTCCCGGCTTTGCTGCACAGGAAATTCTCTTTGATGACAGTGGTAGTGTAAAAGGAATTATTACGGGTGATATGGGAATTTCCGCATCCGGTGACCAAAAAGACAGCTATATGCCTGGAATGGAATTGCGGGGAAAATACACGGTTTTTGCTGAAGGCTGCCGGGGGCATTTGGGAAAACAATTAATCAGTCACTTCAGGCTGGATGAAGGTAAAGATCCCCAACATTACGGAATTGGCATAAAAGAGCTCTGGGATATAGATCCTGAAAAGCATAAGCCGGGGTTAGTGGTACATACGGCCGGTTGGCCGCTTAGTTGGCCTATGGCTGAAAAAGGCAGTACCGGTGGAGGTTTTCTCTACCACCTGGAAAACAACCAAGTGGTGTTGGGTCTGATCACCGATCTTAGTTATAGTAATCCCAATCTCAGCCCATTTGAGGAATTCCAACGTTTTAAGCTGAACCCCGTAATCAAACAATACCTTGAAAATGGCAAGCGCGTCTCTTATGGAGCCAGAGCTTTGGCCAAAGGAGGCCCCCAGTCATTACCCAAAATGACATTCCCCGGAGGTTTATTAATTGGCTGTGATGCCGGCACTATGAACGGTGCCAAAATAAAAGGCTCCCATACCGCCATGAAATCAGGGTTATTGGCTGCTGAAACAATTTTTGAAGCCATTAGCAGTGGCTCAGCAGGAACCGAAGAACTCACAAGCTTCTCAGTGGCTCTCAAGAACTCCTGGCTTTATAAAGAGCTTTATCAGCAAAGGAATTTTGGTCCGGCCATGCATAAGTTCGGTAATATTATGGGAGCTGCATTTGCCTTCGCTGATTTAAACATTTTTAACGGTAAGCTGCCCTTTACCCTTCATGATAGCAAGCCAGATTATACCCAGCTCCAGGCTGCAAGCAGTTGCAAGGTGATCCAATATCCAAAGCCTGACGGTAAAATTACTTTTGACCGCCTCAGCTCCGTATTTCTATCCAACACCAATCACGAAGAAGATCAGCCTTGCCATTTAAAATTAAATGATCCTTCTATTCCCGTTGAACAGAGCCTGCCCTTATATGCTGAACCAGCCCAGCGCTACTGTCCCGCTGGCGTTTATGAAATTGTGGAAGGAGAAGATGGCAACAGTCACTTTCAGATTAACAGCCAAAACTGCGTACACTGTAAAACCTGTGACATAAAAGACCCCTACCAAAATATAACCTGGGTTGCTCCAGAAGGAGCTGGCGGACCAAATTACCCAAACATGTAGGTGCGACGAGAGTCGTCCTTGTATAGCGTAAGCGTTTGATTTTAAAGCGCTTATGCGCTCACTAAGAAGAAGTCAGATGACTTTTAGTGGGTTCGTGCGGTGAAAGTCCGTACACTATCAACTACCGTCGGTTAAAGGCATTCCACGCCCCGACATCATCAACAACGGCTATCCACTGATAGTCATGTTCTACTACGGCTGTAAATCTGCGGGACGGATGCCCCGTTTCCAGTATGTTCATAATAGATCCTCTGATTCCAGAGCTACCATTAGGTGGCTCTGTTCCACTACGACTGTAAATCTACGCAGTAAGCGCCAATTTAAACCCACCTTAAAACTCCAAATCAAAAAAGTTAGGTTTTCTATTTTTTAGGAAACCCTACTATGAAAACAGATGAAGCCGCCAAACTCAGACAGCTTTGGCAGCAGCACCTTAAGGACTGGCAACAATCTGGCATAAGGCAAACTCCCTGGTGTCGCCAGAGGGGACTGTCTCCCCATCAGTTCAGTTATTGGAAGAAAAAGTTGATGACCAGGCCTGCACAGCCAAAACTGATTCCTGTTGCTGGGATGTCAAAGCCTGACCTTGTTTCTCAGTCTCCGGTTGTCATGCACCTGCCCTCTGGTATCAAGCTGGAGGTATCCGTCGAGCAAGTGCCTGGGCTGGTTCAGGCGTTGCAGTGCCTATGATTCGTCCAGCGGCTGATACTGACGTATTCCTTTATAGTGAGCCCGTGGATATGCGTAAGTCTATCAATGGCCTGGCCACTCTGGTGGAACAGGAGATGGCTCTGTCCCCCTTTGACCGCAAGCTGTTTGTGTTTTGCAACCGGGGAAGAGACAAGGTGAAGCTGCTTTACTGGGAGCGCAATGGCTTTGTCCTCTGGTATAAGCGACTGGAGAAATTCCGGTTCCAATGGCACTGGGATAGCATGCCCTCCCATATTGATGGTGATCTTCTCAACCGACTGCTGGATGGCTATGACATTCGTCCTCCTCAACCTCATCCTGCGCTGACCTACACGTCAATGATCTGATGCAGGGAATTGTCTTCCTGCCTTAGGGTATCCTTCAGGGATGAACGACACCCTTGCACATCTTCCTGATGACCCCACTATCCTCAAAGCCTACATTGCCCAGCTGCAAGGCAGGCTTTCCACTCTTGAGGAACATATCCGGCAACTGATCCGGCAGCGCTTTGGCGCGTCTAGCGAAAAAGCACCAGCCAATCAGTTCGGCCTGTTCAATGAGGCCGAGCAGGACCAGCCTGACAATCCTGATGCAGTGGCAAAAGCAGAGGCAGAAATCACAGTCCCTGCCCATCAGCGCAAGAAGCCGGGGCGCAAGCCATTACCTGAAGCCCTGCCCAGGGTTCGTCGGGAACATGACCTCCCTGAACAGGAAAAGGTCTGCTCCTGTTGCGGTAGCCATGACCTGCACAGGATCGGCGAGGAAGTCAGCGAGCAACTGGATATCATTCCCGCCAAGGTTCAGGTTATTCAGAACGTGCGCCCAAAGTATGCCTGTCGCCATTGTGAAGGCTCCATCCAGACCGCACCCATGCCTCCCCAGCCCATACCGGGTAGTATCGCTACACCGGGCTTGCTGGCCTACATTGCCACCGGAAAATATGTGGACGGCTTGCCCCTGTACCGCCAAGAACAGTTTGTGCTGAACCGGCTCGGGGTTGAAGTGGCCAGGGCAACCACAGCCCAGTGGATGGTGCGTTGCGGTGAACTGGTACAGCCCCTGGTCAACCTGATGCGAGATCATTTACTTGAATCTCCGCTGATCCATTGTGACGAAACCCATGTCAAGGTGCTGAGGGAGTCAGGGAAGAAAGCACAGAGCCTGTCGTACAT encodes:
- the tnpB gene encoding IS66 family insertion sequence element accessory protein TnpB (TnpB, as the term is used for proteins encoded by IS66 family insertion elements, is considered an accessory protein, since TnpC, encoded by a neighboring gene, is a DDE family transposase.), whose protein sequence is MIRPAADTDVFLYSEPVDMRKSINGLATLVEQEMALSPFDRKLFVFCNRGRDKVKLLYWERNGFVLWYKRLEKFRFQWHWDSMPSHIDGDLLNRLLDGYDIRPPQPHPALTYTSMI
- a CDS encoding electron transfer flavoprotein-ubiquinone oxidoreductase, with the translated sequence MERESMTFDVVVVGAGPAGLSAACRLMQLSREHGHELSVCVVEKGSEVGAHILSGAVFEPSALNELFPDWRELGAPLNTAVKQDDIYVLRSQEKATRVPDFLVPKTLHNEGNYIISLGNLCRWLGEQAESLGAEIFPGFAAQEILFDDSGSVKGIITGDMGISASGDQKDSYMPGMELRGKYTVFAEGCRGHLGKQLISHFRLDEGKDPQHYGIGIKELWDIDPEKHKPGLVVHTAGWPLSWPMAEKGSTGGGFLYHLENNQVVLGLITDLSYSNPNLSPFEEFQRFKLNPVIKQYLENGKRVSYGARALAKGGPQSLPKMTFPGGLLIGCDAGTMNGAKIKGSHTAMKSGLLAAETIFEAISSGSAGTEELTSFSVALKNSWLYKELYQQRNFGPAMHKFGNIMGAAFAFADLNIFNGKLPFTLHDSKPDYTQLQAASSCKVIQYPKPDGKITFDRLSSVFLSNTNHEEDQPCHLKLNDPSIPVEQSLPLYAEPAQRYCPAGVYEIVEGEDGNSHFQINSQNCVHCKTCDIKDPYQNITWVAPEGAGGPNYPNM
- a CDS encoding IS66 family transposase, encoding MNDTLAHLPDDPTILKAYIAQLQGRLSTLEEHIRQLIRQRFGASSEKAPANQFGLFNEAEQDQPDNPDAVAKAEAEITVPAHQRKKPGRKPLPEALPRVRREHDLPEQEKVCSCCGSHDLHRIGEEVSEQLDIIPAKVQVIQNVRPKYACRHCEGSIQTAPMPPQPIPGSIATPGLLAYIATGKYVDGLPLYRQEQFVLNRLGVEVARATTAQWMVRCGELVQPLVNLMRDHLLESPLIHCDETHVKVLRESGKKAQSLSYMWVQVAEPVPDHRVILFDYDPSRSGSVPVRLLEGFKGYLQTDGYEGYAAIGRQEGIISQGCWAHARRKFNEAVKGLKKGVKTGKAYMGMAYIQKLYRIEREIKDCSCEEKKMIRQQKSRDILSQLRQWLDKSLPQTPPKTLLGKALNYLNNQWDKLIRYCDEGYLRMDNNLAENAIRPFVIGRKAWLFSTSQAGANASANLYSLVETAKACGLESYAYLKEVFTQLPAAKTLADIEQLLPWNQNSS